In Bacteriovorax sp. PP10, the genomic window CTCTTTTCATTGAAGGCCGATTCCCCCCAGATCCAAGGTGTGGAGATATCAAAACGCAACTCCATTCCACCAGTAGCTGTCGCAGCTATCCAGCTTCCAAGTTTTGCTTTCACCATTGGCGTAGGAATATCAAAAGTATCGCAAGCAATAACTGCAACAACCTTTTCAGGAAAACGTCTGGCGTACTCCATCGCAATACGAGCACCATTACTCATTCCGAGTAAGATAACTTTTTCTAAATGATTTTTTTTAATAAGTTCAACTAAATCCAGGACGTGTTCTTCAAGATGATAAACATCTAAGGCCGCAGGAGATTTCCCATGTCCGGCACAATCGTATCTTAAAAACTGAAACTTTTCTCTGAGATAAAAACTCGCTCCATCGTAACTTGTAAGGTCTGCGAGTAATCCATGAATCATAATGACTGTAGGATCACTCGCCTTTTTCTTTTTGCCTTCAAGTAGGGAAAAGAGTTCTAACCTAATATCATACCGCCATCTACGTTTAATGTAGCACCAGTAATATAACTTGCATCATCACTAGCAAGGAATGCATAAGCACTCGCTACATCTTCAGAAGATCCAATGCGCTTTAATAATGCTTTATCAGCAATCATCGCCTGAACTTTTTCTGGAACGTTCGCAAGCATTGCTGTCGCGATTGATCCCGGGGCCACAACGTTAACTCTGATTTGATCTTTCCCTAATTCTTTTGCAAGAGTTTTAGAAAGAGCGATCACACCAGCTTTTGAAGCTGAGTAGTTTGCTTGTCCGAAGTTTCCGTAATGAGCAACAATCGATGCTGCATTAAGAATAACTCCACCACGGCCTTGAGCTTTCATCACTTCAGAAGCTAAACGAGACAATTTAAAAATCGCTGTTAAGTTAACAGCAATAACGGCATCCCATTGCTCATCAGTCATTTTAGAAATCGTTGCATCTTTTGTAATCCCAGCATTGTTAACGAAAACATCCATTCCCTTTGCTGATTCATTTTTAATTTTTTCTAACGTCTCCGCTTTTGTCACATCACCTTGGATGTAAGTCATGCGATTTGGAAATAGACTCGCTAGCTCAGCTTGTTCAAGAGTGGGCATATCAATTAATACCAGCTCACTTCCTTCTGCATAAAATCTCTCAGCTGTTGCTTTTCCGATTCCAGAAGCAGCACCAGTGATAAAAACGCGCTTATTTGATAAACCTTTCATTAAAAACTCCTTAAATAATATGGGGAGATTTTTTCACAACTACCAATTCTATGTACAGCTAAAATGTACGCCCTTCGCAGTAGAAAGCGCCACGCAGCAACTTTCAAAACAAATAAAAAAAAGGGCCACCAAATGGTGACCCTTAGTAAAGATTCTTAATTTTTTTAAGTCTTAGTCTAACTTGTAAAGTCTATTGTCCCCTGCGACAAAGAAAGACTTAACTGCTGTAATCGTTCTCGTCCAGTTTTTCACTGTGTAAGAGATTTCGATTGTAGCACCTGCGATAACATCTTCAGTTGTTCCAACATTTGAAATTTGAACCAATTGTGAACTTGCATCTAAGTCAAATCCCCAAGCGATGTTGATGTTACGAGCTGAAGCTCTGATCCCTGTAAGGTATTTCCCTTTTCCACCGTAAGTTCCACCGTATTGGTAAGTCACACTGTAAACGAAAGATACAACTTCAGAACCTAATCCGTTTTTGTAAGAAATTTGGTAGTGCTTAGTTACTGGAATTGACCAGTTCCCCATGTCGTGAACAACCGGGTCTATAGTTTCAAGTCTTGGAAGAACTGAAACAGCTGCCATTGAAGTATTCGTTACAACAGCTTTACCTTTTTCGATTGTTGGAATGATTTTTTGTCCGATCGCGATTAACTTATCAACAACCATGATTACGCTATCAAGCATACCTGTTGGCGTTGGTGATGGAGTCGTTGTTCCGCCAGCTCCTGCTGAAACAACTCCGCCTGCAGCTTCTTTAACACCAGCGTTCGCGATGTTTCCTGGATTTAATTCAGGTGGTTTTGGTGGAATGTTAGGAATGTTTAAAACTTTGACTCCAAGAGCTGGATTGTCATTGATAAACTCCATTGCTTCTTCGTCAGAAAGTTCTTTAACTGATCTCGACTCGATCTGGAAATAAGGATCAGAAATGGCATCTTTGTTCGTCGTTAAAAGAGTTTCTTTTAACAGAGTCCCTGCAAACGCTTCTACGCTTAAAAGCTGAGTTGCTACTACGACAGTCAAGGCAACTTTCGTTAGATTAAGAGTCTTCATTTGTTTAATCCCCCACAGATTTCATTTTCGTTCCATGGGATTTATCAAGGTATACCTAAAAGAACAATTAGGACTTCTAATGTTGGTAAAAATTACATATATTAAGGCCATAAATTTACAGAAAACGACTTCATCATTAAATACTCTATATCATGAGCAAGAAAACCATCATCCGAAAGGACGGACTGTTTTACCATCCGACCTTCATTAAAAGAAATGAACGAGAAGCTATTTTAGAATGGCTGAAAACCCTGTACCCGATTTGGGAAATGCGCTTTTCCGAAAACAACCCACCTCCTGAAGGTGATACGCAAAGAAAACTCCTGAGACCGGTTTACTGGCTGGGGAACTGGCAGTTTGCCTGCCTTAATTACTATCACCCTCCTAAAGGAGTGCAGAATCGCTGCATCCATGCTGAAGACTACCCACCGGTTTTGAAAAAAATCCTGGAAAATATTGAAGGCATCACGAAAATGCACTTCAAAAAGAATGAAGTCCCTCGTGGATGGAAGCTCAATACGTGTCTGATTAACTTTTACGGTACATCTATTGATGAGAACGGAAAAAAAGTGGATACGGCCAGAGTTGGAGATCATAAGGATTTCGAACTAGGACCTGTGGCCTCAGTATCTTTTGGTGAACGTGCTTTTTTCCAGTTTGTTCTGGGGAAAAAAGATGTAAAGAATAATGTTTTATTCGAGCAATGGCTGGAAGATTCTTCGCTACAGATTTTTGCGGGAGATCTTTATAAGGAGAAGGCATTTCACCGCGTTCAAAGAGTTGAAAGTAAATTAAAAACTTTTTTTGATTTAAATGTGGAAAACTTTGAAACCAGAAGAATCAATTTTACATTCAGGTATGTGCCGGTTGAGCACATTGTTCACTTCAAGGATCTTCCAGCTCCACAAAAAAGTGATGTCCTGGGTTATATGCAGGAGCTTGCAAAGAACTCTGCGCATTTTGAGCGCGCCTTAAAAAGATAAAAATCGCTGACAAATCATAAGAGGGCCTGTTTAATAGATGGATGAATTCATTTATCAATCAAGCTCTCTTTTTTATCGCCTCTGCCGTCATTCTAGTTCCCATTTTTCACAAGCTCGGACTTGGATCTATCTTGGGTTATCTGGTTGCAGGAATTATTGTCGGCCCATTCGGTCTGTCACTGATTCATGAAACTGATATGCTTAAACACTTTGCTGAGCTGGGTGTAATTCTTTTATTATTTATCATCGGTCTGGAAATTCAGCCTAAAAAATTATGGTCCATGAGACGCAGACTTTTTGGTCTGGGGAATCTACAGATTTTTCTTTGCTCGCTGATTTTTATGGCGATCGCAAAATACTTTGGAGTCTCAACCATTCCTGCGGCCGTCATTGGTTTTGGTCTCTCACTTTCTTCAACCGCTTTTGCTCTGCAAACACTAACTGATAAAAGTCAGCTCGATACAGAATACGGCCAGTCTTCATTTGCCGTTTTGCTAATGCAGGACTTAATCGCCATCCCTGCCCTTGCTATCATTCCCACTTTATCTCAGGATGAATCGGCACAAGGATTGAGTTTAAATACTCTGGCAATGTTTATTGCGATCATCATCGGTTTAGTTCTGGTCAGCCGCTTTTTAATTCGTCCGGCCTTTAGAATTATCAGTGCGACGAGAATCAGAGAACTCTTCACTGCCATCACTCTGGTTATTGTTTTAGGTGTCGCCTCTCTTATGCTTTCCATCGGTCTTTCGGCCGCACTTGGAACTTTTATCGCCGGAGTCCTGCTGGCAGACTCAGAATACCGCCACGAACTTGAGGCCGATTTAGGACCGTTTAAAAACCTTCTGATGGGATTATTTTTCATCGGGGTTGGAATGAGTGTAAATCTCGATCTGATTATCTCACGACCACTTTTAATTATCGGTTTATCTATCGGGTACATTCTTTTAAAAATGCTTCTGGTCTACTTATCTGGAAGAATCTTTAAATTAAGTAGAACCAACTCAAAACTCATGGCCCTAACTGTCGGCCAGGGTGGAGAATTTGCTTTTGTTATTTTTGGAATTGCTCTGACTTATCAAATGGCAGATCCAGATGTGCTGGCGATTTTAACTGTCGTCATTTCTATCTCAATGGCGCTAAGCCCGATTCTTTTATTACTTAACGATAAGTATGAAGCTGTTGTTTGCAAAGAAAAAGCAAACCCGACTTACGATCAAATTCAAAATGAATCTCCTGAAGTGATCATTGCAGGTTTCGGTCGTTTCGGACAAATCTTCGGTCGTATTTTAAGAACTCAAAAAATCCCTTTCACGGCCATTGACCGCGATCCAAATCAAATTGAGCTCGTAAGAAAATTTGGTAACAAAGTTTATTACGGTGATGCTTCGAGATTAGACATTATGGAAGCGGCCGGAGTTGCCAAGGCAAAATATTTCGTCATTGCTCTAGATGATGTCAGCGATTCAGTGAAGACTGCTCAAACGCTTAAAGAACACTTTCCTCACGTAAAAATTTATGCGCGATCAAGAAACCGCGGTCACACATTCGATCTGATGGATCAGGGAGTTCAGCATATTAAACGTGAAGTCTTTGATTCAAGCTTAAACTTCACCAGCGATCTTTTGAAAGATATGGGAATGGACTCTGATAAAGTCGATGACATCATCAGAAAATTCGCTAAACACGATGTGGACTTCATCGCTGTTCAACACAAAGTTAGGAACGATGAAAAGATGTTCATGAGTGCTTATAATCAGGCCCAGGCCCAGTTGGCCGAAGTCTTAAGTCAGGATGAAAAAGAGGGAAAATAATTATTTTTTGCGGGGGTGTTGACTTACGCAAAGATTACGCTTAGTCTTTATTCATGGCGATTACAAAAAAACAGAAAGAATTTTATGATTACATCGTGGCCTACAATAAAGAGCATGGCCACTCACCCACTCAAAAAGAGATCAAAGACCACTTCGGTCTAAAATCTTTTGGGTCAGTGCAAAAGTACCTTCAGTACTTAAATAAAGAAGGTCTGCTTGAATCACAATGGAATCAGCGCCGAAGTTTAGAAATTAAATCAGAGACTCCAGCGGAGTCAGACTCTGATCAGATCCCATTATTAGGTTTAGTTGCGGCCGGAAATCCCATTGAGGCGATTGAAAACCCAACAAACATGATCTCTGTCCCGAAATATTTATTAAAAGGTGGCTTCCGTTATTTCGCTCTTACCGTAAAAGGTGATTCGATGATTGATGCCGGCATTTTAGAAAATGATGTTCTTGTTTGCAGGTCAACGAAAGAGGCCAGAAATGGTCAGATCGTAGTGGCCGTTGTGAATGGTGAAGCGACTGTAAAAACATTCAGTCAACAGAAGAAATCGATTGAGCTACTTCCTTCCAATAAAAACTACTCACCTATCGTCATCGACGAAACGATTGAGGATTTTAAAGTTGTTGGGAATTTAGTAGGACTCCTTCGCTCTTACTAGAACTAATTAACCCATACCATCTCTCTTAAAAATTGCTTTTAATGCGCCAGATACTAGGCGCGCAGAAGTGAGGAAGGAGACGTACGTTTGTACGTCGACGCCCGAACGACTAAGCAACGACGTAGATGGTGTATTAAAAGCGATTTTTATGAAGAAAATTATCCATGTTGATATGGACTGTTTCTACGCGCAAGTAGAAATGCGTGATCGACCAGAATTAACAAACGTTCCGCTGGCAATTGGCGGTGCCCCGGGAACGAGAAGTGTCCTTTGCACAAGCAATTACATTGCTAGAAAGTTCGGAGTTAAATCGGCAATGCCTACGGATTTCGCCGTTAGGCTTTGTCCTAAATTAGTGGTCCTGCCACCTGATTTTAAAAAGTATAAAAAAGCTTCTGAGATCGTTCAGAATATTTTTTTGAAGTATTCAGACAAAGTAGAAACTGTGTCACTTGATGAGGCGTATTTAGATGTCTCGGGAGAAATCAATGCTACTGAAATTGGAAAACGCATACAGGCAGATATATTTAAAGCAACTGGTCTCACGGCCTCAGTTGGTATCGCTCCCAATAAATTCCTGGCTAAAATTGCCAGTGACTGGAAAAAGCCCAATGGTTTATTTGTCATTAAGCCCCATGAAGTTGAAAGATTCGTAAAAGATTTACCAGTGAAGTTAATTCCTGGAGTCGGTAAAAAAGGGCTCCAGCATTTAGAAAGTCTAGGCATCAAAACTTGCTCTGATATAAGACAATGCCCTCCAGAAGTTTTGGCCTTAAGTTTTGGCAAGTTTAGCCTAGATCTTTTCTATTACTCACAAGGTATCGATGAGCGCGAAGTATGCAGCGAATGGGAGAGAAAATCTTTAAGTGTAGAAAATACATTTTTAACTGATATGACAGATCCCCAGGAAATGAAGTTGTATTTAGAAGAGCTTCTTTTAGAAATGAAAGAACGAGTGGAGCATCATCTTGAAGACGAACCACATAAAAAAATTAAAAAGATATTTGTAAAAGTGAAATACGCTGACTTTAAACAATCAACCAGCGAAGAAACCCTAATCCCGTTTGAATTTGAAAACTCTCTATTTGATAAGCTCGCTAATATAGACAATTATTACCGACTGCTCAACGTTAGTCTGGCCCGTAAAAATGGCCCTATACGCCTCCTTGGAGTTGGAGTAAGATTTCTTACGGGAGAAGAGGCCGATCCAATTCAGCTTAGCCTACTTCCTCTTTGTGCTTAATCTTCACATCGATTTTTTAAATGGAACCTTTCAGCTTTGCTAAGTTTTGCGCTCACATTTTAGAAGACGAAAGTCTTGGTGCCCGCACATTTTATAAAGATCAAAACCAAAATTATTCTTATAAAGATCTCATGGGCGCTGTAATGGCCCAAATTGAAGTTTTTAAAAATTCAGAAAATAAGTTTTCTGCTTTAAAGATGGAGTCTTCATATAATCTTTTCGTGCATCTTCTTGCGGGAAGTTTTACTCAGACAGATTTATTGATTATTTCTTCTAAAGAACCTGCAGCAGCAGTGACGGGGTATCAGAAAAATATTCCCTTTACTAACGTCATCACTGACCACGATCTTAAACCTTCTGCAACTTCAACATTGCCATTAGAAGTCGATATGAACCGCCCTGCTTTTTTTATTTTAAGCTCTGGATCAAGTGGGCCTTCAAAGGCCATTGGGTTGAGTTTAAATAATGTTTATCACTCCGCTAAAAGCATCATCAATTTTTTTGAGATGAAATCCTGCGATACGACTTTTTTAAATCTTCCTCATCACCACATTGGTGGATTGATGATTTTATGGCGTGCTTTTTTTAGTCACAGCTCAGTCACAACAAATGAAAACGATGAATACCAATTTATTTCACTTGTGCCGCTACAACTTCAAAGATTTTTGCAGATCCCGGAAAAAAAGAAAAAGCTCTCTGACTGTCGTGGGGTTCTCATTGGCGGAGCTCCGCTGGACAATAGATTAAAAGATTTGGCATTCAATGAAAAAATTTCAATTTATGAAACTTATGGCATGAGTGAAACTTCTTCCCTGGTTATGCTTAACGGTATTCCACTTGAAGGACAAACCGTTAAACTTGACTCTGAAAGTAACTTCCTTATCAAAGGACCGACTTTATCTCCCAACGCTCCCGTCGATAGTGAAGGTTTTTTTCATACTAAAGATATGGGCTCAGTTGATGCCAATGGAATTTTTTCTTTT contains:
- a CDS encoding alpha/beta fold hydrolase, yielding MKRRWRYDIRLELFSLLEGKKKKASDPTVIMIHGLLADLTSYDGASFYLREKFQFLRYDCAGHGKSPAALDVYHLEEHVLDLVELIKKNHLEKVILLGMSNGARIAMEYARRFPEKVVAVIACDTFDIPTPMVKAKLGSWIAATATGGMELRFDISTPWIWGESAFNEKSEHILSYRSRPSVINEASAVFLMKGAMETAIDVSEILCPILFLVGKEDLLTPPFLHEAMQAKAKNSTLKIVEGGHACLIERPTIMDKLIIPWIEKTIS
- a CDS encoding SDR family oxidoreductase, whose amino-acid sequence is MKGLSNKRVFITGAASGIGKATAERFYAEGSELVLIDMPTLEQAELASLFPNRMTYIQGDVTKAETLEKIKNESAKGMDVFVNNAGITKDATISKMTDEQWDAVIAVNLTAIFKLSRLASEVMKAQGRGGVILNAASIVAHYGNFGQANYSASKAGVIALSKTLAKELGKDQIRVNVVAPGSIATAMLANVPEKVQAMIADKALLKRIGSSEDVASAYAFLASDDASYITGATLNVDGGMILG
- a CDS encoding alpha-ketoglutarate-dependent dioxygenase AlkB; translated protein: MSKKTIIRKDGLFYHPTFIKRNEREAILEWLKTLYPIWEMRFSENNPPPEGDTQRKLLRPVYWLGNWQFACLNYYHPPKGVQNRCIHAEDYPPVLKKILENIEGITKMHFKKNEVPRGWKLNTCLINFYGTSIDENGKKVDTARVGDHKDFELGPVASVSFGERAFFQFVLGKKDVKNNVLFEQWLEDSSLQIFAGDLYKEKAFHRVQRVESKLKTFFDLNVENFETRRINFTFRYVPVEHIVHFKDLPAPQKSDVLGYMQELAKNSAHFERALKR
- a CDS encoding monovalent cation:proton antiporter-2 (CPA2) family protein, whose product is MNSFINQALFFIASAVILVPIFHKLGLGSILGYLVAGIIVGPFGLSLIHETDMLKHFAELGVILLLFIIGLEIQPKKLWSMRRRLFGLGNLQIFLCSLIFMAIAKYFGVSTIPAAVIGFGLSLSSTAFALQTLTDKSQLDTEYGQSSFAVLLMQDLIAIPALAIIPTLSQDESAQGLSLNTLAMFIAIIIGLVLVSRFLIRPAFRIISATRIRELFTAITLVIVLGVASLMLSIGLSAALGTFIAGVLLADSEYRHELEADLGPFKNLLMGLFFIGVGMSVNLDLIISRPLLIIGLSIGYILLKMLLVYLSGRIFKLSRTNSKLMALTVGQGGEFAFVIFGIALTYQMADPDVLAILTVVISISMALSPILLLLNDKYEAVVCKEKANPTYDQIQNESPEVIIAGFGRFGQIFGRILRTQKIPFTAIDRDPNQIELVRKFGNKVYYGDASRLDIMEAAGVAKAKYFVIALDDVSDSVKTAQTLKEHFPHVKIYARSRNRGHTFDLMDQGVQHIKREVFDSSLNFTSDLLKDMGMDSDKVDDIIRKFAKHDVDFIAVQHKVRNDEKMFMSAYNQAQAQLAEVLSQDEKEGK
- the lexA gene encoding transcriptional repressor LexA gives rise to the protein MAITKKQKEFYDYIVAYNKEHGHSPTQKEIKDHFGLKSFGSVQKYLQYLNKEGLLESQWNQRRSLEIKSETPAESDSDQIPLLGLVAAGNPIEAIENPTNMISVPKYLLKGGFRYFALTVKGDSMIDAGILENDVLVCRSTKEARNGQIVVAVVNGEATVKTFSQQKKSIELLPSNKNYSPIVIDETIEDFKVVGNLVGLLRSY
- the dinB gene encoding DNA polymerase IV, whose product is MKKIIHVDMDCFYAQVEMRDRPELTNVPLAIGGAPGTRSVLCTSNYIARKFGVKSAMPTDFAVRLCPKLVVLPPDFKKYKKASEIVQNIFLKYSDKVETVSLDEAYLDVSGEINATEIGKRIQADIFKATGLTASVGIAPNKFLAKIASDWKKPNGLFVIKPHEVERFVKDLPVKLIPGVGKKGLQHLESLGIKTCSDIRQCPPEVLALSFGKFSLDLFYYSQGIDEREVCSEWERKSLSVENTFLTDMTDPQEMKLYLEELLLEMKERVEHHLEDEPHKKIKKIFVKVKYADFKQSTSEETLIPFEFENSLFDKLANIDNYYRLLNVSLARKNGPIRLLGVGVRFLTGEEADPIQLSLLPLCA